The Sphingobacteriales bacterium nucleotide sequence CTTTAGCACCTTCAACAATTCCTTCTGGTAAATTATCCCAAGGATGTGCTTGTAATTGTTTTAAGCCTAATGAAATACGTTTTTTGTTTTCATCGTACTCAATAACAACAACTTGAAGTTTTTGATCTAATTGTAATACTTCACTTGGATGGTTGATTCTTCCCCAAGAAATATCAGTAATATATAATAAACCGTCAATTCCACCTAAATCGATGAATGCACCGAAGTCTGTGATGTTTTTGATAGTTCCTTCTAATACTTGACCTTTCTCTAATTTTCCAATGATTTCTAAACGTTGAGATTCGATGTCTGATTCAATTAGAGCTTTGTGAGAAACTACTGCATTTTTAATTGTTTCGTTTACTTTCACAACTTTAAACTCCATGAATTTACCAACATACTGATCGTAATCTGTAATTGGTTTTACATCGATTTGAGAACCAGGCAAGAACGTTTCCATTCCGAATAAATCAACGATTAAACCACCTTTAGTTTTGCTGATTACTTTTCCTGTAACAATCTCATCTGTTTCTTTAGCTTGTTTAATTCTATCCCAAGCATTTACTAATTTTGCTTTTTTTCTAGATAAAATAAGATGACCTTTTTTGTTTTCTTTATTTTCAACGAAAACATCAACTTGATCTCCAACTTTAAGATCTGGCATGTCTTTAAATTCACTTCTTGGAACTAAGCCATCACTTTTAAAACCTACATTAAGTACTACATCTGAATCTGTAATTGTACTCACTGTTGCTTTAATAATTTCGTTGTTTTCAATTTGTCTTAATGTACTATCGTACAATTTTTCAAGCTCTGCAGTTTGTTCTTTGGTGTATTTTTTAGCACCTCTTTTGCTGATGTTCCAGTCAAATTCTTTTACTGGTTTTACAATAATTTCATCTAACTCGATTGCTTCGCTTTCTACGACTTCTTTTTCTCTAATGACCAAATCATCGTCGTTTTCAAGATTTGGATTTTCTACTTCTGTTGTCAAATTCTGACTTTTTAAATGGTTAACAATAAATTATAATCTCCATTTTTTTAGTATACTACTATTAAAATGGACTGCAAAAGTACGATATTTTTTTTTATTACTGAAAAAATAGCTCAGAATTTAATATTAATTTTGGCTGAATAAACTTAATCTATAGAATTACAACATTCTACAAAAAACTATTACATAGAATAAGTAATAATCTATAAAACGCTAATTAACAACATATTAAATGTTTATTTTACTAAACACTGAAATGTTGTAGGTGTTTTCTGAGTTAAGATGATGTTCTTACTTGCAGTATGTTTTGCAACAGCTTCATCATTATAATGTCTAATTGTAAGAATTGATAGATTTTCTTGTGTCTCTATATTAAAATTCTCTTGAAGGAAATGTGCAACCTTTTGAATTTTTTCTTTATTATTTTCTACCACAGCTTCAAAAGAGATAGCACCTTGTTGCATCATATTTAATTTAAGATTCGCTTTGCTGAATGCTCTAAAAACTGATGCTAAAATATCTTCTTGTATAAAAGAAAAATCTTTAGTTGTAAACATCATCAAAGATTGGTTATTTTTCACTATTCTAATTGGTGGTAATTTGCTTTGGTCAGTATTTCCTACAATTGTACCAACACCTTCTGGATGAATGAATGAGCGTACATGCAATGGAATATTTTTATTTTGTAGTGGTTTGATAGTTTTTGGATGAATTACTGTTGCACCATAAAATGTCATTTCAACAGCTTCATTATAAGAAATTTGCTCTAGGAAAACAGCATCATCAAATACTCTTGGGTCGCCATTCATCACGCCTGGTACATCTTTCCAAATTGTTTGATGTTCTGCATTTATCAAATTTGCAAAAATTGCAGCTGTATAATCTGAGCCTTCTCTTCCTAAGGTAGTTGTACAATTTTCTGGTGTACAGCCTAAAAATCCTTGCGTAACAATTACATTATCTTTTAGCATTGGTACTACTTTATCATTTGTTAACTCAGCAGTTTTTATCCAATCTACCACAGCTTCTCTATATGTATCGTCAGTTTTAATAATATCTCTTACATCTAGCCAACTGTTTTTTATGCCTATTTGTTTGATATATGCTGATAGAATTATTGAAGAAAGCATCTCACCTTGTGAAACAATTTGGTCGT carries:
- a CDS encoding aspartate kinase yields the protein MFRVFKFGGASVKDASGIKNVASIVEKNDGKNLIIVVSATGKTTNALEEVVEAYFNKTGNAKEKFDIVKQNHLQICKELFDDKNDVFNQLQNVFSEVEWQLEEDRMDSYNYVYDQIVSQGEMLSSIILSAYIKQIGIKNSWLDVRDIIKTDDTYREAVVDWIKTAELTNDKVVPMLKDNVIVTQGFLGCTPENCTTTLGREGSDYTAAIFANLINAEHQTIWKDVPGVMNGDPRVFDDAVFLEQISYNEAVEMTFYGATVIHPKTIKPLQNKNIPLHVRSFIHPEGVGTIVGNTDQSKLPPIRIVKNNQSLMMFTTKDFSFIQEDILASVFRAFSKANLKLNMMQQGAISFEAVVENNKEKIQKVAHFLQENFNIETQENLSILTIRHYNDEAVAKHTASKNIILTQKTPTTFQCLVK
- the rpsA gene encoding 30S ribosomal protein S1, which codes for MVNHLKSQNLTTEVENPNLENDDDLVIREKEVVESEAIELDEIIVKPVKEFDWNISKRGAKKYTKEQTAELEKLYDSTLRQIENNEIIKATVSTITDSDVVLNVGFKSDGLVPRSEFKDMPDLKVGDQVDVFVENKENKKGHLILSRKKAKLVNAWDRIKQAKETDEIVTGKVISKTKGGLIVDLFGMETFLPGSQIDVKPITDYDQYVGKFMEFKVVKVNETIKNAVVSHKALIESDIESQRLEIIGKLEKGQVLEGTIKNITDFGAFIDLGGIDGLLYITDISWGRINHPSEVLQLDQKLQVVVIEYDENKKRISLGLKQLQAHPWDNLPEGIVEGAKVKGKIVNIEDYGAFLEIVPGVEGLIHVSEVSWGNQPINSRDFFKLGDEHEALVVTIDKDERKMSVSLKQMSEDPWTKITTKYAVGTKHKGIVKNITPYGVFVELDDIVGGMVHISDLSWTKRYNHPNEYTSVGSEFDVIILEIDSENRKIVLGHKQLEEDPWDTFETLFPVGSVHQATVLKREDKGAIVQLPYGIEAFAPTRHIKKEDGKIAEVDEVLNFKVLEFERDDKRIIVSHTRVIEDEKLEDKKKVDSDKKKESKKQKDALKDNNNKVEKSTLGDLEALSDLKAKMEGK